The following coding sequences lie in one Arachis stenosperma cultivar V10309 chromosome 5, arast.V10309.gnm1.PFL2, whole genome shotgun sequence genomic window:
- the LOC130982206 gene encoding dihydropyrimidine dehydrogenase (NADP(+)), chloroplastic has translation MASLSLTQIRTGNSASGISLNCGGKVQARPCRVGFRVFASENSNNKTSSEPDLSVTVNGLKMANPFVIGSGPPGTNYTVMKKAFDEGWGAVIAKTVSLDAAKVINVTPRYARLRAGANGSALGQIIGWENIELISDRPLETMLKEFKQLKEEYPDRILIASIMEEYNKVAWEELIDRVEQTGVDAIEVNFSCPHGMPERKMGAAVGQDCALLEEVCGWINSKATVPVWAKMTPNITDISQPARVALQSGCEGVAAINTIMSVMGINLNTLRPEPCVEGYSTPGGYSAKAVHPIALGKVMSIAKMMKSEFDMDKYSLSGIGGVETGGDAAEFILLGANTVQVCTGVMMHGYGLVKKLCDELKDFMRKHNFTSIEDFRGASLQYFTTHTDLVQRQQEAIRQRKAIKKGLQSDKDWTGDGFVKESESMVSN, from the exons ATGGCGTCTTTGAGCTTGACCCAGATCAGAACCGGGAATTCAGCATCTGGGATTTCGTTGAATTGTGGTGGAAAGGTTCAAGCACGTCCCTGCAGAGTTGGGTTTAGGGTCTTTGCCTCTGAGAATAGTAATAATAAGACTTCATCAGAGCCTGATCTTAGTGTCACTGTTAATGGGTTAAAGATGGCAAACCCTTTTGTTATTGGATCAGGTCCACCAGGGACCAATTACACTGTTATGAAAAAGGCCTTTGATGAAGGATGGGGTGCTGTGATTGCCAAAACT GTATCACTTGATGCAGCAAAAGTCATAAATGTAACTCCTCGATATGCCCGACTAAGGGCAGGTGCAAATGGCTCAGCCTTAGGGCAAATTATTGGGTGGGAGAACATAGAACTCATCAGTGATAGGCCACTTGAAACGATGTTGAAAGAATTCAAGCAATTAAAAGAAGAATACCCGGACAGAATTCTCATTGCTTCAATCATGGAGGAGTACAACAAAGTTGCTTGGGAGGAGCTTATTGATAGGGTTGAGCAAACTGGAGTT GATGCAATTGAAGTAAATTTCTCCTGTCCTCATGGAATGCCGGAACGCAAAATGGGTGCGGCTGTTGGACAAGATTGTGCTCTTCTGGAAGAGGTTTGTGGATGGATAAATTCGAAAGCTACAGTTCCTGTTTGGGCCAAGATGACTCCCAACATAACTGATATTTCTCAG CCAGCCAGGGTTGCCCTTCAATCAGGATGCGAGGGAGTAGCTGCCATAAATACAATCATGAGTGTCATGGGAATCAATCTCAATACATTACGTCCCGAGCCTTGTGTTGAGGG GTACTCTACTCCTGGGGGATACTCAGCAAAGGCAGTCCATCCAATAGCACTTGGGAAGGTCATGAGTATCGCGAAAATGATGAAGTCAGAGTTTGATATGGACAAGTATTCACTTTCAGGCATTGGAGGTGTCGAGACGGGTGGTGACGCTGCAGAGTTCATTCTTCTTGGGGCAAACACTGTTCAG GTGTGCACTGGTGTTATGATGCATGGCTATGGTCTTGTGAAGAAACTATGTGATGAGCTTAAAGACTTCATGAGAAAGCACAATTTCACATCAATTGAAGATTTCAGAGG GGCTTCTCTTCAGTACTTCACTACTCACACTGATTTGGTCCAAAGGCAGCAAGAAGCAATAAGGCAGAGGAAAGCCATAAAGAAAGGGTTGCAATCTGATAAAGATTGGACAGGTGATGGTTTTGTTAAAGAATCTGAAAGCATGGTTTCCAACTGA
- the LOC130979141 gene encoding homeobox protein knotted-1-like 1, with protein MESNKRNSVNNNSQNYQQEQFQFEEEHEQEQDQEAACYEEEEEEEEDQDDEKNNEILKRRISNHPLYGLLVEAHLECLKVGDISNLDRQLKIDPIQAMKQQNLNMFSQSELDIFMEAYCMALGKLKKAMEEPQQKSMAFINNMHSQLRELTTKATAMPPPSEASGASSSSDCKFRRNPNI; from the exons ATGGAATCTAATAAGAGGAATAGTGTTAATAATAATAGCCAGAACTACCAACAAGAACAATTTCAATTTGAAGAGGAACATGAACAGGAACAAGATCAAGAAGCAGCATgttatgaagaagaagaagaagaagaggaagatcaagatgatgaaaaaaataatgagaTCCTCAAGAGAAGAATCTCTAATCACCCTCTCTATGGACTCTTGGTTGAAGCTCACTTGGAGTGTTTGaag GTTGGTGACATATCGAACTTGGACAGACAGCTGAAGATAGATCCAATACAAGCAATGAAGCAACAAAACTTGAACATGTTCAGCCAATCAGAGCTTGATATCTTCATG GAAGCATATTGCATGGCACTTGGGAAGCTGAAAAAAGCAATGGAGGAACCGCAACAGAAGTCAATGGCTTTCATAAACAACATGCATTCACAACTCAGGGAGCTGACCACCAAAGCCACCGCCATGCCTCCTCCTTCTGAAGCTTCTGGTGCTTCTTCAAGTAGTGACTGCAAGTTCAGAAGAAACCCTAATATCTAG